The genomic window ACCGCGGAAGCGTCGGGCCTTGCCGTCGCGCGCGCGACCGCCGGGGTGCTGCCGGTCCCGGCCGGCCGTCCCGTCCCCTGCTCGAGCCTGTTGCCCTCGTGGCCGCGGAAGCCCCGCCGGCTCTCGACGGCGGCACGGTTGACCTGGCCGTATTTCTCCATCGTCGCCGTGTCGCGGTAGGCGACCCCCCTGCGGTGGGCGGGGTCGTGTTTCCAGGGTTCTACCGCCGCGGCCGCCCCAACGGCACCCGCTGCACCGGTTTGCCGTGTCGCCCAGGTCCCGCCGACGGCCCCCGGGCCGGGTCCGGGACGTCCGCCGGGGACCCAGACATTGCGGTGCACGCTCACGAAACAGGTGCGCTGGCGCCAGCCCCAGTAGCCCCACCCCGTGCCCCACCAGAAGGCGCCGACGGTCACGCCGACCCCGAACCAGATCAGGCCGGGGGCGACCGCGACGGCCGCGGGGAAGGGCCAGAGCACAAACGGGGGGAAAGCCGGCCACCACCAGGGCCCAAAGACCCACCAGGGGTCGTAGACCGGCACGTAAATGACCGAGGGGTTCGCCGGCTCGACCCGGATGATTTCGCGTTCCACGATCACCTTCTGCTGGGCCGTCGATGTAAGGTTGCCCGCGTCGTGGGCCCGCTTGCGGAGCCTCTGGACCGTGTCCATCACGTCGGCCTGCTGGGCGAGGAAGGCGTCGCCGACCTTATGGGTCCAGTCCAGATTCCGGCTCATCATCTCGAGGACGTCGGGGAAGGGCACCAGGGCCTTCACGCTGGCATCCCAGGGCTGTTTGGCCAGCGCCGCATGCCACTGGTCCGAGGGCAGATGCCTGTTCTCCCGGGCCCACCTCTCCGCCATCACGACCTCCAGGGGGTATGTGGCGGCGATGAGGACCTGGGCAAGCAGGGAGTCGGGGTAGAGGGCGATGGGGGCCAGCATCTGGTCCAGCTCCGCCTGGGAGAATGTCCGCGGGGCTGACCCGGCGTCGGCCTTGCCCGCCTGGGCGAAGAGGGGCGGCGGCAGGGCGATCAGCAGGACCAGGCACCAGGCAACGGCGTGCCGGAATGCTTTCCATGTCGGCATGTTCGTCTCCAGGGGGCTTCGAGCCCGCTTTCGGAATGGGGGCGCGTCGAAACGCGAGCGCCGGAGCGGTCCGGAAAATCACCGGGTTTGTTGGTTGTAACGCACGGGGCGGCGTACGGTTGACGCAGAGGCGCTCCGGCCGGGTGAGGCGTGAGGGCAGTGAAGAGAAGGGAAAGCGGCGCAGCCCCCGGGGGCTTCACCGTTACTTGCTCGCGATGCGGTGGATGCCGTCCCAGTTTTCGGGCGGAGGGGTTTCCCGGTAGAGACGGCACCGCTCCATCAGCAT from Syntrophaceae bacterium includes these protein-coding regions:
- a CDS encoding DUF3300 domain-containing protein, with the translated sequence MPTWKAFRHAVAWCLVLLIALPPPLFAQAGKADAGSAPRTFSQAELDQMLAPIALYPDSLLAQVLIAATYPLEVVMAERWARENRHLPSDQWHAALAKQPWDASVKALVPFPDVLEMMSRNLDWTHKVGDAFLAQQADVMDTVQRLRKRAHDAGNLTSTAQQKVIVEREIIRVEPANPSVIYVPVYDPWWVFGPWWWPAFPPFVLWPFPAAVAVAPGLIWFGVGVTVGAFWWGTGWGYWGWRQRTCFVSVHRNVWVPGGRPGPGPGAVGGTWATRQTGAAGAVGAAAAVEPWKHDPAHRRGVAYRDTATMEKYGQVNRAAVESRRGFRGHEGNRLEQGTGRPAGTGSTPAVARATARPDASAVRHALAAREARSETQAARKGRGDTPGAGTAGHYGSLRSDAAAGRAEGPGTMISPGGRTERDVRREAGFTRPGAERRAADRAGLDRSQAGRAFEGIGRGGEVRRQSTWGRESLNAPRAGGAWAGEALRGVPRGGGAAGGSFRGFSQGGAVRGFPQGGGGGGFWSGGGGFRGGHR